In one bacterium genomic region, the following are encoded:
- a CDS encoding DUF507 family protein, whose amino-acid sequence MRLTEERIAVIAREICERLLDEELVDLEIGENDFVHLVEGLIIRDLKIEDEIDEQATAFVLKNKPNVEEGSTEWEIELERKKEEFSIARGYVSY is encoded by the coding sequence ATGCGACTGACCGAGGAACGCATCGCCGTCATCGCCCGCGAGATCTGCGAGCGCCTGCTCGACGAGGAACTGGTGGACCTCGAGATCGGCGAGAACGACTTCGTCCACCTGGTCGAGGGCCTGATCATCCGCGACCTGAAGATCGAGGACGAGATCGACGAGCAGGCCACCGCCTTCGTGCTGAAGAACAAGCCGAACGTCGAAGAAGGCTCGACCGAATGGGAGATCGAGCTCGAGCGCAAGAAGGAAGAGTTCTCCATCGCCCGCGGCTACGTCTCCTACTAG
- a CDS encoding AAA family ATPase, producing MSDYQSLDKVRAEELSGRLAAVLAETGKVIVGQDAMMEGLLLGLVTGGHILLEGVPGLAKTLAVSTLARTVDAEFKRIQFTPDLLPADITGTTIYNRETGEFTVKRGPVFANIILADEINRAPAKVQSALLEAMQERQVTIGGETFPMADPFLVLATQNPIEQEGTYPLPEAQVDRFLLKLNIGYPTKDEERVILDRMAGRALPSVDRVLDPAAIAEMRQAVNTVFIDDKIKDYILDIVFASRDPEAAGLDLAPLISWGASPRATLALTQLARARALLKGRAFVIPEDVKAVGHDVLRHRILVTYEAEAENLKSDDIVSALLDNIEVP from the coding sequence ATGTCCGATTACCAATCTCTCGACAAGGTGCGCGCCGAGGAACTGTCCGGGCGCCTGGCGGCGGTGCTCGCCGAGACCGGCAAGGTCATCGTGGGCCAGGACGCCATGATGGAGGGGCTCCTGCTGGGCCTCGTCACCGGCGGCCACATCCTGCTCGAAGGCGTGCCCGGCCTGGCCAAGACCCTCGCCGTCAGCACGCTGGCCCGCACGGTCGACGCCGAATTCAAGCGCATCCAGTTCACGCCGGACCTGCTGCCGGCCGACATCACCGGCACCACGATCTACAACCGCGAGACGGGGGAGTTCACCGTCAAGCGCGGGCCGGTCTTCGCCAACATCATCCTGGCCGACGAGATCAACCGCGCGCCGGCCAAGGTCCAGAGCGCGCTGCTCGAGGCCATGCAGGAACGTCAGGTCACCATCGGCGGCGAGACTTTCCCCATGGCCGATCCGTTCCTCGTCCTCGCGACGCAGAACCCCATCGAGCAGGAGGGCACGTATCCCCTGCCCGAGGCCCAGGTCGACCGCTTCCTGCTGAAGCTGAACATCGGCTACCCGACCAAGGACGAGGAGCGCGTCATCCTCGACCGCATGGCGGGCCGCGCCCTGCCGTCCGTCGACCGCGTGCTCGACCCGGCGGCCATCGCCGAGATGCGGCAGGCCGTGAACACGGTCTTCATCGACGACAAGATCAAGGACTACATCCTGGACATCGTCTTCGCCTCCCGCGACCCCGAGGCGGCCGGCCTCGACCTCGCGCCGCTGATCTCGTGGGGCGCCTCGCCGCGGGCCACCCTGGCCCTGACGCAGCTGGCGCGGGCCCGGGCGCTGCTCAAGGGGCGCGCCTTCGTGATCCCCGAGGATGTCAAGGCCGTCGGCCACGACGTGCTGCGC
- a CDS encoding DUF507 family protein, translating into MRLSKNKIEYLSDKLLQMMQEHPNIHPSHDVDLVTRCIDDVVFENMRAEDDIDAEVERLVDQNKNEISAMDMDVGALRMKLKRELARKKGFTL; encoded by the coding sequence GTGAGGCTGAGCAAGAACAAGATCGAATACCTCTCGGACAAGCTGCTGCAGATGATGCAGGAGCATCCGAACATCCACCCGAGCCACGACGTCGACCTGGTGACGCGTTGCATCGACGACGTGGTGTTCGAGAACATGCGCGCCGAGGACGACATCGACGCCGAGGTGGAGCGGCTCGTCGACCAGAACAAGAACGAGATCTCGGCCATGGACATGGACGTGGGCGCCCTGCGCATGAAGCTGAAACGCGAACTCGCCCGCAAGAAGGGCTTCACCCTCTAG
- a CDS encoding glycosyltransferase gives MKVLVLTPYLPHRRVGHGGGTAVRDLVTWLARRHEVMVVALVRPGEEDLLDEVRALGVAVRGLPFLDATARGLARVRLAGRRIASLTRSLSSGYPLYVEKYSPRLLGASLAAAVAEFEPDAIQVEYLQLALLVREMRRRRDADGRAAPRLILNSHELGSVPRERRAARATDPVTRALARDEAARWRRLQVDASNWADATLCVTPEDRALYEAMGGQRLLTVPLGMDLEAIRVDWAPGSRDGRETHLFVGSFGHRPNVLAADFLLDEVWMRVRAARPDAVLVLAGRGSDRYLATRGPVAGVEALGYVDDLTPHFRTARLFLAPLPEGGGIKIKVLEAMARGVPVVTTPVGAEGIATAADDVLTITGCDRSFAAAVLADAADTAACRRRAERARRHMEENFSWESITARLTEIYAAGS, from the coding sequence GTGAAGGTCCTCGTGCTCACCCCGTACCTGCCCCATCGCCGGGTCGGGCACGGCGGCGGCACCGCGGTGCGCGATCTCGTCACCTGGCTGGCCCGGCGCCACGAAGTCATGGTGGTGGCGCTGGTGCGACCCGGCGAGGAGGACCTCCTGGACGAGGTGCGCGCCCTCGGCGTCGCGGTGCGGGGCCTGCCGTTCCTCGACGCCACCGCCCGGGGCCTGGCCAGGGTGCGCCTCGCGGGGCGGCGCATCGCATCCCTGACCCGATCCCTCTCATCAGGTTATCCCTTGTATGTCGAGAAATACTCTCCCCGCCTTCTCGGGGCATCGCTGGCGGCGGCGGTGGCCGAGTTCGAACCCGATGCGATCCAGGTCGAGTACCTGCAGCTGGCGCTCCTGGTGCGGGAAATGCGACGCCGGCGCGACGCGGACGGCCGCGCGGCGCCGCGCCTGATCCTCAACAGCCACGAACTGGGCAGCGTGCCCCGCGAGCGCCGGGCCGCGCGGGCGACCGACCCTGTGACCCGGGCCCTCGCCCGCGACGAGGCCGCCCGCTGGCGCCGCCTGCAGGTGGACGCCTCGAACTGGGCCGACGCCACCCTGTGCGTCACCCCGGAAGACCGCGCCCTCTACGAGGCCATGGGCGGGCAACGGCTCCTCACGGTGCCCCTCGGCATGGATCTCGAGGCCATCCGGGTCGATTGGGCGCCGGGCAGCCGGGACGGGCGGGAGACCCACCTCTTCGTCGGGTCGTTCGGCCATCGTCCCAACGTGCTGGCGGCCGACTTCCTGCTCGACGAGGTGTGGATGCGGGTGCGGGCCGCCCGGCCCGACGCCGTGCTCGTCCTGGCCGGGCGCGGATCCGACCGCTACCTGGCGACGCGGGGTCCGGTCGCCGGGGTCGAGGCCCTCGGCTACGTCGACGACCTGACGCCCCACTTCCGCACCGCCCGCCTCTTCCTCGCTCCCCTGCCCGAGGGCGGCGGCATCAAGATCAAGGTGCTCGAAGCCATGGCCCGCGGCGTGCCGGTGGTCACGACGCCGGTCGGCGCCGAAGGCATCGCCACGGCCGCGGACGACGTGCTCACCATCACCGGCTGCGATCGCAGCTTCGCCGCGGCGGTGCTCGCCGACGCCGCCGACACGGCCGCCTGCCGCCGCCGGGCCGAACGGGCCCGCCGCCACATGGAAGAGAACTTCAGCTGGGAAAGCATCACCGCACGCCTGACGGAGATCTACGCCGCCGGGTCGTGA